In the Candidatus Woesearchaeota archaeon genome, CCTGCTCGTGCTGCAAAGGTAATCTTATGATCTCGAAACCGTACATTATCTTCAGGAAGATACCCGTCAAGATAGGTATTGATCCCTGCTTTTGCTGCTTTAACCGTGGCAACAATACCATACACCTTTTCTTCGCCATACATGATATGGACAAGGTCGGCAATGTAATCCATCACAATCAAATCATGCTCGATAACCATAACCGCTGTTTTTTCATTCGCTAAGGATCTGATAAATCGTGCTACCTTGATACGTTGCTTCACATCTAAGTAAGAAGAGGGTTCATCAAAGATATATACATTCGCTTCCTTCAGCACGGTTGCTGCAATCGCTACCCTTTGAAGTTCTCCTCCCGAAATCGTGGCAATATCGTTATCTAAAATAGGTAGAAGATCAAGGAATGAGGCAACCTCCGCTAATTTCTGTTTTTGATCAATCTTTTCAAGAAGATTTCTTACTCTACCCTTTGCTGCTTTTGGAATAAGCTCAATCTCTTGTGGTTTATAGCTAATTTGTATCTTTCCCTCTTTTACTTTCTGAAAATAATTCTGGGCTTCTGTTCCTTTGAAGAGTTGGATGACGGTTTCTATGGTCGGAGCCTGTTGATCAAAGTTACCAAGGTTTGGTTTGAGAGCACCAGCAAGGATCTTAATGGCAGTGCTCTTGCCAATACCATTGACTCCAACAATGCCAACGACCTTCCCAAATTGGGGTACCGGGATATTATAGAGAATAAAACTGTCTTTGCCATAACGATGGGTTGGCCGTTTTGTTAATTTATCCGGGAGTTTAACCATGTGAATCGCATTATAGGGACAGATATTCACACAGACCTGGCATGCATCCGTAGCAACCTCTTCGTTAATCTGTGCCTTTCCGTCTGGTCCGACAACTATTGCTTCCTTGCCCATCCGGTTAAGGGGACATTTCTTAATACAGAGATACCCACCACATCCAACAGGATTACATCTTTCTTTGTCAATAACCGCAATTCTTCGCATGGTATTTTTTAAGAATAGTTGTGTAGAGAGAAAAACTTATATATTCCTATTTAAAATTATTGGTTTCATGGAACTTTTTTTCGAACAACAAAAAAAGAAGGCGCTTGCAAAGGCTAAAGAGCTTGAAAAAGAACCTATTGAGAGCGATGATGAGCTTGCGGTAGAGGAAGAGGAATTTGAGGAAGAGGCTCAGGAACTAGCACGCATGGTTGCAGGAAGAAAAAAGCAACCAAAACACAAGAAAAAGCAGCGTAAACATCCTTCGAAAAGAAAAGCCTCCCCTAAACCATGAACGAAAAAAACCTCAAAATTACCGTAGGTATTATTGTTTTCTTTTTTTTTAGCATTGCATCACTGATCTTATTGTTTATGCTTAATCTTCACCTGATTGATGTTTTCAAGCTCTCCTTCTATGAAGAACTTCTCACCACGAATCTCCTTCCTCTTCTTCTCTTGCTCTTTTTTATGGGTGTCAGCATTAGCTCCCTTGTGCTAACCGTCAAACAACTTCCCCTTGAAAAGTCATTAGTAACTGCAGGCGTCTGTATGCTTGTTCTTGCACTGATTATTATTCTTGTCTTTGGATCCAATCGCTTAACATTAACCGTAGCTGTTTTTTCTATTCTGGGAGTGCTCTTTATGACCGTTCTTCCGGGAACACCTCCTTCAGGATACTGGAGTGCCTTTTCGCAGGGATGGCGTGCGATGAGCAAAGTGTTCTTTTTTCTTGCCCTTGGTGCACTTTTTGGATCCTTATTTATGATTTCTGCACAGCCTGATGAGTATCAAGATTCCTTTAAAGAGGTTATCAAATCCTTTGCCCAAGAACAAAGCAATATGCAATTGAGTAGAGAACAGATCCGTGAATTACTTGAAGCCCAGATTGATAGCAGCGATCTTTCCATGACCAGGGAAGAAGTGAGAACCATGTTAGAGTCCTCATATATTGAACCAAGTGTCGAGGATTATATTGCCCTTACCTATCCTGATTTTGCTACTTATCCACCAGAAACGCAACAAGCGATTCGTATACAAGTTACTGAGCTTTTAGCCAGCAATGATTACCATAAACAAGTGGAGGAAACGCTTGATAAGCAGGCAGAGGCTTATTATCTCCAGCTGAATGACCCTCTCTCACAAGAAAAGCAACGGCAGAAACTCAAGCAGAATCTCGATGCCCAGGTTGAGGTACAGTATCAACGGTTTCAGGAGCTAAACAACAATAATGTATTTGCCCAGCAGGCAGATGTTCTCTTTGAAAGCTTGCCTCTGTTTCAGCGTTTGCTGGATGCACTTCCCTTTCTTGTCGCCTTTACACTTTTTAGCATCATTCTTTTGGTTGGCAATGTTGCTTCCTTTGCCGGTGGTGTAACTTTCATGGCATACTTCCTTTGGCAATCTCCTTCATCGGGTGCGCAAGCCAAAGATAACGGTACAAAAGGAAAGGAGCAGAAGACTCAAGAAGATAATAATGAGCAATGATAACAAGTTTTTTATATCTCCTCGATTTTTGATAAGCGATGACAAAAGCAGCTGCTCATGAGTTTACCGTTACTCCCTGGAGCGTCAGCGGTACTATTGATTACCAACGACTGATGAAGGAGTTTGGGACCGAGCCCATTACTGATGAACTTCTTGAAAGAATAAAGCGACACACCAAAACATTGCATCCCTTTCTCAGGCGAAAGATCTTTTTCTCTCATCGTGATTTGCACTGGTTGCTTGACGAATATGAAAAAGGAAATCCCTTTTTCCTGTACACCGGACGGGGCCCCTCTGAGCATGTGCATTTAGGCCATATTACGGTCTGGCAATTCACCAAATGGCTCCAAGATGCCTTTGATGTAGAACTCTGGTTCCAATTAACTGATGATGAAAAATTTCTCTTTAAGCCGCAACTAAGCCTTGAGGAAACTCATGATATGGCTTATGAGAATGCCTTGGATATCATTGCCCTGGGGTTCAAGCCGAAAAAAACCTTTCTGTTTACCGATACTGAGTATGGAAAGACCATGTACACCCAAGCATTACGCGTGGCAAAAAAACTCACCTATTCAACCGTAAAGGCGACCTTTGGTTTTACCGACAATCACAATGTCGGACAGATTTTTTATACCTCGATGCAAGCAGTTCCCTGTTTTTTACCTTCAGTCTTGAAAGGTAAAAATATTCCCTGTCTTGTTCCCTTGGCCATTGATCAGGATGCCCATTTCCGCATTGCCCGTGACATTATTCCTAAATTAGGGTATCCTAAACCAGCCATCCTTCATCAGCGCTTTTTGCCAAGTTTGGAAGGCTCTGGAAAGATGTCTGCCTCGGAAGGCATTACTATCTATACTACTGATACCCCACAACAGGTAAAACAAAAAATAATGAAGTACGCCTTTTCAGGTGGAAAGGATACACTTGAGGAGCATCGAAAGCATGGAGGGAATCCTGATATTGATGTTGCCTATCAGTGGTTGACATTCTTTGAGCATGACGATCGTAAACTTGAACGGATTTATCAGGAATACAAGCAAGGGAAACTTCTGAGCGGAGAACTGAAGAAGATCCTTGTTGACACCCTTACCACTTTTTTAACCGAGCATCAGAAAAAGCGCGAAGCAGCACGCAAAACACTTTCTCAATATATACTTAGAGATTAAAGCAGTAAGGTTTAAATAGGATTGTATCTTTAGAACTGAAAAAGAGAGGTGATTGTATGGGATTTAAGGCAGCCCCGCTATCAGGGTCATTTATGCTTATAGCTATGTTTGGGTTTATTATCTCTGCGTTTTTTACTGCGTATGGTACGATTAGCCCTTCGTTTGGATTTTCCTTTTCCTTGGTTTTTTTGTTGATGTTTATTGCGTCAATCATCTCCATGGAGTATGGACCAACGGACGTAGAGCTTGAGATGGATAAAAAATTATGGAGATTTGCTCAACGAAAGGATGCAAAGGTTCTTGAAAAGTTCTTATCTCCGAAAGCAAAGCGCGTTCTTGCAAAAAAGAGAGCTCTCCGCGGTTGAGCTTTCTGGCTTTGTAACAAATTATTTATACAACATAGTGTTTTTTGATGTGATGAACGTGCGGGTAATGATGCTGGTAATGGTTCTCTTCCTTCCTCTCATACTTCTTGGTTGTCAAGAGTCGGCAACAGAACAACTCAGTCCTCTTGATCGGATAAAAGAACATCAGATTCTCGTCTATGATGATCGTGTGGTGATTGACCTGAAACAGGTGAGATGGGCAACCTTCAGCGATACCAACTCAATGGACCCGGTTATTGATCAAGGAGCAAATGCCCTTGAAATTGTTCCTCAAAAACCCGGAGAAATAGCTGTTGGAGATATTGTTTCCTATACATCACTCTTTGCTGAGGGGATTATCATTCACCGGGTGATTGAAACCGGGGAGGATGAACGTGGATGGTATTTCCGTGCAAAAGGTGATAACCTTCTTGCACCCGATCCAGGAAAAATACGCTTTGATCAAATCAAAGGAATAGTTGTTGGTATTATTTATTAAGCATACATGAACGGAGGGTACTATGAAAAAAAATATACGCGTGTCAACCGTGTTTATGATGGTTATGATACTACTCCTTGTTGCTTTAGTAAGTGGTTGCACTGTTCGACAAGACAATGAAAACCTCTATGGAAGAGCAACTGATAGATTAACCAAGGTTGATAAAATTGATGTCCAAGAAAAAGAAACCGTAGCGTGTTGTACCTATGTTGATACTGAAGGCAATGAAAAAACCTGTCGTGTGCTTACCAAATACGACTGTTCATTGTGCAATGCGGTTTGTCAGTCAGGGGGGTCTGGATCATCATAGAACACATTTGAATAAACACCTTGGGTAGATTTACCTACATTTAGAACTCAAAGACTTTCTTTTCGAC is a window encoding:
- a CDS encoding ribosome biogenesis/translation initiation ATPase RLI; this translates as MRRIAVIDKERCNPVGCGGYLCIKKCPLNRMGKEAIVVGPDGKAQINEEVATDACQVCVNICPYNAIHMVKLPDKLTKRPTHRYGKDSFILYNIPVPQFGKVVGIVGVNGIGKSTAIKILAGALKPNLGNFDQQAPTIETVIQLFKGTEAQNYFQKVKEGKIQISYKPQEIELIPKAAKGRVRNLLEKIDQKQKLAEVASFLDLLPILDNDIATISGGELQRVAIAATVLKEANVYIFDEPSSYLDVKQRIKVARFIRSLANEKTAVMVIEHDLIVMDYIADLVHIMYGEEKVYGIVATVKAAKAGINTYLDGYLPEDNVRFRDHKITFAARAGDARIKPVVSHHWPTLEKALGQFHLFVKSGSIYRREIVGIVGPNGIGKTTFMKLLAGVETPDHGEIEQTATIAYKPQTLQVSSAELVMQVLQKATQKHTNDLIIPLKLQDLLMRPLNTLSGGELQRVAIARALAEDAQLILLDEPSAYLDTEQRLVLAKIIRQLGDTKEVSLLVVDHDLLFLDYLSDRLLVFEGEPAREGRASGPHSMEEGMNTFLRGLNITFRRDEHNKRPRANKEDSQLDRTQRTTGKWYYTS
- a CDS encoding tryptophan--tRNA ligase, whose product is MTKAAAHEFTVTPWSVSGTIDYQRLMKEFGTEPITDELLERIKRHTKTLHPFLRRKIFFSHRDLHWLLDEYEKGNPFFLYTGRGPSEHVHLGHITVWQFTKWLQDAFDVELWFQLTDDEKFLFKPQLSLEETHDMAYENALDIIALGFKPKKTFLFTDTEYGKTMYTQALRVAKKLTYSTVKATFGFTDNHNVGQIFYTSMQAVPCFLPSVLKGKNIPCLVPLAIDQDAHFRIARDIIPKLGYPKPAILHQRFLPSLEGSGKMSASEGITIYTTDTPQQVKQKIMKYAFSGGKDTLEEHRKHGGNPDIDVAYQWLTFFEHDDRKLERIYQEYKQGKLLSGELKKILVDTLTTFLTEHQKKREAARKTLSQYILRD